One segment of Castanea sativa cultivar Marrone di Chiusa Pesio chromosome 3, ASM4071231v1 DNA contains the following:
- the LOC142628930 gene encoding uncharacterized protein LOC142628930: MKKEMDELRNAIKGKADRSLDRMVRTTDSPFTAAVLECPMPSKFCLPQLELFDGLKDLLDHLNTFNTTLDLQQPPEEILCRSFPTTFKGAARECSFLLHFVRGQHLRRPANHLLTIKKGEKETLRSYVKCFTCETLEVDEADDKMQLTTFKAGLKSKEFMVSLAKNPPKTMAEMLLKAQKYMNAEDALAAIKDIEKTNEKGRKEDGRKGLKRECTDRQTNDEGKRKDEKAPQMVKFTPLVMPIDKILAQIKDEHYLKWPRTLHSSPNVRDKKKYFRFHNDHGHYTEDYRDLKEQIDELIQKVKL; encoded by the exons ATGAAgaaggagatggacgagctaAGGAATGCCATTAAAGGGAAAGCGGATCGAAGTTTGGACAGGATGGTTAGGACGACGGATTCCCCCTTTACGGCAGCAGTTCTAGAATGCCCAATGCCGTCGAAGTTTTGTTTGCCTCAGCTTGAACTGTTTGACGGACTTAAGGATCTCTTGGACCACCTCAATACTTTTAATACGACACTAGATCTCCAACAGCCCCCTGAAGAAATACTGTGTCGCTCTTTCCCCACTACTTTCAAAGGGGCTGCAAGGGAATG TTCCTTCCTACTCCACTTCGTCAGAGGACAGCACCTCAGGAGACCAGCAAACCACTTACTCACCATCAAAAAAGGGGAGAAGGAGACCCTGAGGTCGTACGTGAAGTGTTTCAcctgcgaaactttggaggtaGACGAAGCTGATGACAAGATGCAGTTAACAACTTTTAAAGCTGGATTGAAATCCAAGGAGTTTATGGTATCACTTGCGAAGAATCCCCCAAAAACGATGGCCGAGATGCTCTTGAAGGCccagaagtacatgaatgccgAAGACGCTTTAGCCGCGATAAAAGACATAgagaaaaccaatgaaaaagGTAGGAAAGAAGACGGCCGGAAAGGATTGAAAAGAGAATGCACAGATCGTCAAACTAATGACGAGGGTAAAAGGAAAGACGAAAAAGCTCCTCAAATGgtaaaattcactcctttagttatgcctattgacaaaattttggcGCAGATTAAAGATGAACACTACCTCAAATGGCCTAGGACATTACATTCATCACCCAACGTACGTGATAAAAAGAAGTATTTCCGTTTCCACAACGATCATGGCCATTACACAGAGGATTATAGAGACCTAAAGGAGCAGATAGATGAGCTCATACAAAAAGTGAAATTGTAG
- the LOC142628025 gene encoding uncharacterized protein LOC142628025 produces the protein MTRRQHQDQQSKVFHELSALVLNILRYPPAPIPLSDDSPAPMTTTRSAEASASRRSSTEAAVAQITPAGFASLMLGISLALMLCGSVTFFIGFLLMPWILGLIMVFYVAGIVSTISVLGRSLLCYATPPPTPRKDIPAWKLL, from the exons atgacgAGAAGGCAACATCAAGATCAGCAATCAAAGGTTTTCCACGAGCTTTCAGCTCTGGTTCTTAATATTCTACGATATCCGCCGGCGCCGATCCCGTTATCCGATGACTCTCCGGCGCCGATGACAACGACCAGGTCGGCCGAGGCGTCGGCGTCGAGACGGTCGTCGACGGAGGCGGCGGTTGCGCAGATAACGCCGGCGGGGTTCGCGTCTTTGATGCTGGGGATTTCGTTGGCTCTGATGCTGTGTGGATCGGTGACTTTCTTCATTGGGTTTTTGTTGATGCCGTGGATTCTGGGTTTGATCATGGTTTTCTATGTAGCTGGGATCGTCTCCACGATTTCCGTGTTGGGTCGCTCTCTTCTTTGTTACGCCACGCCACCACCCACGCCGAGAAAGGACATTCCTg CATGGAAACTTTTGTGA